Sequence from the Corallococcus sp. EGB genome:
GAAATCGCCCAGGTGCTCCGGCACGAGACGGAGCGTCAGGAGGAGGGGCTGGAGCTCATCGCCTCGGAGAACTTCGTCAGCCCGGCGGTGATGGAGGCGGTGGGCTCCGTGCTCACCAACAAGTACGCGGAAGGCTACCCCGGCAAGCGCTACTACGGCGGCTGCGAGGTGGTGGACGTGGCGGAGAACCTGGCCATCGCCCGCGCGAAGGAGCTGTTCGGCGCGGACGCGGTGAACGTGCAGGCGCACTCCGGCAGCCAGGCCAACATGGGCGCCTTCATGGCGCTGATGAAGCCGGGCGACACCATGCTGTCGCTGGACCTGAACTCCGGCGGCCACCTGACCCACGGCGCGTCGTTCAACTTCTCCGGCAAGCTCTACAAGGTCGTCCACTACGGCCTGTCCCGCGACACGGAGACCATCGACTTCGCGCAGGTGGAGTCGCTGGCCCTGGAGCACAAGCCCAAGGTGCTGGTGGTGGGCGCGAGCGCGTACCCGCGCACGCTCGACTTCGCGAAGTTCCGGGAGATCGCCGACAAGGCGGGCGCCGCCATGCTGGTGGACATGGCCCACATCGCGGGCCTGGTGGCCGCGGGCGTGCACCCGTCGCCGGTGCCCTTCGCCGAAATCGTCACCACCACCACGCACAAGACGCTGCGCGGCCCGCGCGGCGGCATGGTGCTGTCGCGCGAGGCGTACGCGAAGACCCTCAACAGCCAGATCTTCCCCGGCATCCAGGGCGGCCCGCTGATGCACGCCATCGCGGGCAAGGCGGTGGCCCTCAAGGAGGCGCTGTCGCCGGAGTTCAAGGCGTAC
This genomic interval carries:
- the glyA gene encoding serine hydroxymethyltransferase → MENTRTLSQVDPEIAQVLRHETERQEEGLELIASENFVSPAVMEAVGSVLTNKYAEGYPGKRYYGGCEVVDVAENLAIARAKELFGADAVNVQAHSGSQANMGAFMALMKPGDTMLSLDLNSGGHLTHGASFNFSGKLYKVVHYGLSRDTETIDFAQVESLALEHKPKVLVVGASAYPRTLDFAKFREIADKAGAAMLVDMAHIAGLVAAGVHPSPVPFAEIVTTTTHKTLRGPRGGMVLSREAYAKTLNSQIFPGIQGGPLMHAIAGKAVALKEALSPEFKAYQKQIVANAQALAEALKSAGLRLCSGGTDNHLMLVDLRAKKLTGKVAEDVLGKAGITVNKNMIPFDPEKPTTTSGIRVGTPAITTRGMREAEMAVVGRLIGQALDAAQDDAALARVKGQVKELAQGFPLYASRLK